In Clostridia bacterium, the DNA window GAGGCCGAGCGCGTCTGCTTCACCCACCCCTGGACGCGGGAGGACTTCGCCGCCGCGCTCGACTGCGGCTACGTCTGCCTCGCCGCGCGCGAAAACGGCGCGCTCGCCGGATACGCGGTCGCCATGGCGGTCGCGGACGAGGCGACGGTCGCGAACGTAGCCGTCCTGCCGGAGTTCCGCGGGCGCGGCGCCGCGAAGGCGCTGCTGGCCGCTTCCCTCGCCGCCTGCCGCGAACGCGGCGCGGCGGTCTGCTTCCTCGAGGTGCGCGAATCCAACAAAGCGGCGCGGAAGCTTTACGAGAGCTTCGGCTTCACCGGGATCGCGGTGCGCCGCGGCTACTACGACTCCCCCGTCGAGGACGCGGTCATAATGAAAAAGGAGCTGAGCGAATGAGAATACTCGCGATAGAGACCTCCTGCGACGAGACCTCCGCCGCCGTCACCGACGGGCGCAGGGTCGTTTCCAACGTCGTTTCAACACA includes these proteins:
- the rimI gene encoding ribosomal protein S18-alanine N-acetyltransferase encodes the protein MTESYNYSRTGGAALDNLTITPFTKDDIDAILEAERVCFTHPWTREDFAAALDCGYVCLAARENGALAGYAVAMAVADEATVANVAVLPEFRGRGAAKALLAASLAACRERGAAVCFLEVRESNKAARKLYESFGFTGIAVRRGYYDSPVEDAVIMKKELSE